The following coding sequences are from one Granulicella arctica window:
- a CDS encoding Fic/DOC family N-terminal domain-containing protein — translation MPESRTPSRLGHYVSNVLGGETTRAFVPPPLPPIPPVELDRLQILLEQANQALGRLDGLASLLPDLSLLLYTYVRKEAVLSSQIEGTQSSLSDLLLFENEEIPGAPIEDVQEVSNYVAAMSHGLERLRAGFPLSLRLIREIHEILLSKGRGSGKQPGEFRRSQNWIGGSRPGNALFVPPPPELVQECLGHLENFFHEEESRLPLLVKAGLIHVQFETIHPFLDGNGRLGRLLITFLLCAQGTLREPILYLSLYFKTNRTAYYELLDRVRTRGDWEAWLDFFLIGVRDTADQAAHAARRILALFDADQKKIEGLGRPAASVLRVFQHMQRNPIVAIPTTAKKIGISAPTVTKSLMHMIDLGILQEVTGRERHRLFVYEQYLAIMNEGTEPIR, via the coding sequence GTGCCCGAATCCCGCACACCATCTCGGCTTGGGCATTACGTCTCCAATGTTTTGGGCGGGGAAACGACGCGCGCATTTGTCCCGCCCCCTCTCCCACCGATCCCACCTGTTGAGCTTGACAGGCTCCAAATCCTCTTAGAGCAAGCAAATCAGGCGCTTGGGAGACTGGACGGGCTCGCCTCGTTACTGCCCGATCTTTCTCTGCTGCTCTACACCTATGTTCGCAAGGAGGCTGTGCTTTCCTCGCAAATCGAAGGTACGCAGTCTTCGCTCTCGGACCTTCTTCTCTTCGAAAACGAGGAGATCCCCGGTGCCCCTATCGAAGACGTACAGGAAGTGTCGAACTACGTCGCTGCAATGAGCCACGGTCTCGAACGGTTGCGCGCCGGATTTCCCCTGTCCCTGCGGCTCATCCGCGAGATCCACGAAATCCTCCTCTCAAAGGGTAGGGGCAGCGGGAAGCAGCCGGGAGAATTCCGACGTAGTCAGAACTGGATCGGCGGCAGCCGCCCGGGGAACGCGCTATTTGTCCCGCCGCCTCCCGAACTCGTTCAAGAGTGTCTTGGGCACCTTGAGAATTTCTTTCATGAAGAAGAGTCCCGACTTCCATTGCTCGTGAAGGCAGGACTCATCCATGTCCAGTTTGAGACGATCCATCCTTTCCTCGATGGCAACGGTAGACTAGGCCGACTCCTGATCACGTTTCTGCTTTGCGCTCAAGGTACCCTTCGGGAACCGATTCTGTATCTGAGCCTGTATTTCAAAACTAATCGTACGGCGTATTACGAACTCCTGGACCGCGTTCGAACCAGAGGCGACTGGGAAGCCTGGCTCGACTTCTTTCTGATTGGAGTGCGCGATACCGCCGATCAGGCAGCTCATGCAGCTCGCCGTATACTTGCACTCTTCGACGCGGATCAGAAAAAGATCGAGGGCCTTGGCCGCCCTGCGGCTTCTGTCCTTCGCGTCTTCCAACATATGCAGAGGAATCCGATTGTAGCCATTCCCACAACCGCCAAGAAAATCGGTATCTCTGCACCCACTGTTACGAAGTCGCTCATGCACATGATCGATCTCGGAATTCTGCAAGAAGTGACGGGTCGGGAGCGCCACAGGCTATTTGTCTATGAGCAGTATTTGGCCATTATGAACGAAGGGACGGAGCCGATTCGATGA
- the hsdR gene encoding EcoAI/FtnUII family type I restriction enzme subunit R has protein sequence MSEPMDKKGLTEADIRTKFITPALLGIDGSKWNVMTQLREEVYFTKGRVIVHGKTTKRGEAKKADYLLYYKPNIPIAIIEAKDNNHAVGDGMQQALEYAELLDVPFVYSSNGDAFLEHDRTGTADPVEREIPLVDFPTPAELWNRYRFAKGYSPEQEAIATQDYYDDGSGKAPRYYQLTAINRTVDAIARGENRILLVMATGTGKTYTAFQIIWRLWKAGAKKRILFLVDRNILADQTKTNDFKPFGQAMTKITNRTADKAFEIYLSLYQAVTGTEEDQNIYKQFSPDFFDLIVVDECHRGSAADDASWRKILEYFSSATQIGLTATPKETETVSNIEYFGESIFSYSLRQGISDGFLAPYKVVRIGIDKDLDGWRPEVGQTDKYGQLIEDREYNDLDFDRNMILQKRTELVAAKITEFLKGTDRFSKTIVFCENINHAERMRQALVNANADLAAANSKYVMRITGDNDEGKAQLDNFIDPESTFPVIATTSRLMTTGVDAQTCKLIVLDRRIASMTEFKQIIGRGTRINEDYNKLYFTIMDFKRATALFADPDFDGDPVQIYEPGPNDLPIPPDDPADPNSPEQAGDILPEPFGQEGNDGHGRVTYHVDDVEVVVATERVQYLDEDGRLITESLKNFTRKAVQKEYASLDAFLTQWNSSDRKHAIVQELANRGVFFDELAEQVGTDLDVFDIICHVAFDRPPLTRRERAENVRKRDIFGKYEASARAVLDALLEKFADGGLNSLEFLDILKVDPLTKFGTPIEIVKIFGGKEPYLAAIQYLETQIYQEVA, from the coding sequence ATGAGTGAGCCGATGGATAAGAAGGGCCTCACAGAGGCGGATATCCGCACTAAGTTCATTACGCCCGCCCTGCTTGGCATCGACGGTTCCAAGTGGAATGTCATGACACAGCTTCGCGAGGAGGTCTATTTCACAAAGGGACGGGTGATCGTACACGGCAAGACGACAAAGCGGGGTGAAGCCAAGAAGGCGGATTATCTGCTCTACTACAAACCCAATATTCCAATTGCGATCATCGAAGCGAAAGACAACAATCATGCCGTTGGTGATGGAATGCAGCAAGCTCTTGAGTATGCCGAACTCTTGGATGTCCCCTTCGTCTACAGCTCCAACGGAGATGCATTCCTGGAGCATGATCGTACCGGAACAGCCGACCCTGTGGAGAGAGAAATCCCTCTAGTCGATTTTCCTACCCCAGCGGAGCTATGGAATCGCTATCGTTTTGCCAAAGGATATTCACCTGAGCAGGAAGCGATAGCGACACAAGACTACTATGACGACGGCTCTGGGAAGGCACCACGGTATTACCAGTTGACCGCCATCAACCGCACCGTAGATGCAATCGCGCGTGGAGAGAACCGTATTCTGCTCGTCATGGCCACCGGAACTGGAAAAACATACACGGCCTTTCAGATCATTTGGCGTCTTTGGAAAGCGGGTGCGAAGAAGCGCATCCTTTTCTTGGTAGACCGTAACATCCTCGCTGACCAAACCAAGACCAATGACTTCAAGCCATTCGGTCAGGCCATGACAAAAATCACAAACCGTACAGCAGACAAAGCATTCGAGATCTACCTGTCGTTGTACCAGGCGGTGACGGGCACCGAAGAAGATCAGAATATTTACAAGCAATTTTCACCGGACTTCTTCGATCTCATCGTCGTTGACGAGTGCCACCGTGGCAGCGCGGCAGACGATGCATCTTGGCGCAAGATCCTAGAGTACTTTTCGTCAGCTACCCAGATTGGCTTAACTGCAACCCCCAAAGAGACAGAGACCGTCTCCAACATTGAGTATTTCGGCGAGTCAATTTTTAGCTATTCGCTGAGACAAGGAATCAGTGACGGCTTCCTTGCTCCTTACAAAGTTGTTCGCATCGGAATAGACAAGGACCTTGATGGCTGGCGACCCGAAGTTGGTCAAACGGACAAATACGGACAGTTGATCGAGGATCGGGAGTACAACGACCTTGATTTTGACCGCAACATGATCCTCCAAAAGCGCACGGAGCTTGTGGCGGCCAAAATTACCGAGTTCCTGAAAGGAACCGACCGCTTCTCCAAGACAATTGTTTTCTGCGAGAACATCAACCATGCGGAGCGGATGCGTCAAGCATTGGTAAATGCAAATGCAGATCTCGCGGCGGCTAACAGTAAGTACGTTATGCGGATTACGGGTGACAACGACGAGGGAAAAGCCCAGCTCGACAATTTCATCGATCCTGAATCAACGTTTCCGGTGATCGCTACAACTTCTCGTCTCATGACAACTGGAGTTGATGCGCAGACCTGCAAGCTCATTGTGCTCGATCGCCGCATTGCATCCATGACTGAGTTCAAGCAGATCATCGGTCGTGGTACCCGCATCAATGAGGACTACAACAAGCTCTACTTCACGATCATGGATTTCAAACGGGCGACAGCTTTGTTTGCTGATCCGGATTTTGACGGCGATCCTGTCCAGATTTATGAGCCAGGACCGAACGATTTGCCTATACCTCCCGACGATCCTGCTGATCCCAATAGCCCCGAACAGGCCGGCGACATATTGCCTGAGCCGTTCGGTCAAGAAGGAAATGACGGACACGGACGAGTCACATACCACGTCGATGACGTAGAAGTGGTCGTGGCGACTGAGCGAGTTCAGTACTTGGACGAAGATGGGCGGCTTATCACTGAATCGTTGAAAAACTTCACGCGAAAGGCAGTCCAGAAGGAGTATGCCTCGCTCGACGCCTTTCTAACGCAGTGGAATTCCTCCGACCGAAAGCACGCCATCGTGCAAGAGCTTGCCAATCGCGGGGTGTTTTTCGACGAACTTGCTGAACAAGTCGGTACCGATCTAGATGTGTTCGACATCATCTGCCATGTAGCCTTTGACCGACCTCCTCTGACACGCCGCGAGCGTGCAGAAAACGTGCGAAAGCGGGACATCTTCGGGAAATATGAGGCAAGCGCGCGTGCAGTACTGGATGCCCTACTGGAGAAGTTTGCGGATGGCGGTCTGAACAGCCTCGAATTTCTGGACATTCTTAAAGTCGATCCGCTGACCAAGTTTGGAACACCCATTGAGATCGTGAAAATTTTCGGCGGCAAGGAACCCTATCTCGCTGCAATTCAATATCTCGAAACGCAGATTTACCAGGAAGTGGCCTAA
- a CDS encoding site-specific integrase has protein sequence MIESLSSRLSTQRRHRAAPLLKEREQYLAHLLQIGWSAHRVLEVATYLVHIVRMMELVSLRCVETAEIEQAGVRWANDEGAERVGKRPETSPVHFAKFARQWLRFLGVLNLPGRPTGCFDVQVAEFKDALEVRRLASTTINTYVTRTENFLRWLSARCSELSLVSVYDVDDFLASKRDARVHLLTISGHCIALRAFFRFAEEQGWSPPGIWRGIVGPRIPMYTEPPAGPSWVDVRRLIRSTQGKTSGDMRTRAVLLLCAIYGLRVSEVARLRLEDFNWRSETFSVLRSKRGGVQQFPIQYEVGEAILDYLRYGRPRCACRHLFLTAQLPYRPLSKGAICSVVQRQFNRLGIQSKHRGPHSLRHACATRLLTKGSSLKEIADFLGHRSTQCVAIYARYDRRSLRKVAAFSLAEIL, from the coding sequence ATGATCGAGAGTCTCTCTAGCAGATTAAGCACTCAGCGACGGCATCGCGCAGCACCGCTCCTGAAAGAGCGAGAGCAATATCTCGCCCATCTACTCCAAATCGGCTGGAGTGCGCATCGTGTCCTAGAAGTTGCAACATACCTCGTTCACATCGTCCGTATGATGGAACTTGTCAGTTTGCGGTGCGTTGAAACTGCCGAAATCGAACAAGCTGGAGTGCGCTGGGCCAATGATGAGGGAGCTGAACGAGTAGGCAAACGCCCTGAGACCTCTCCTGTACATTTTGCTAAATTTGCCCGCCAGTGGCTGCGCTTTCTTGGTGTTTTGAACTTACCTGGTCGGCCAACCGGATGTTTCGATGTTCAGGTTGCCGAATTCAAGGACGCCTTGGAAGTGCGACGGCTCGCGTCCACCACCATAAATACCTACGTCACCCGAACAGAGAACTTCTTGCGATGGCTATCTGCGCGTTGCAGTGAACTATCCCTCGTTTCGGTCTATGACGTGGACGATTTTCTAGCCTCCAAGCGTGACGCTCGGGTCCACCTTCTGACGATTTCTGGTCACTGTATCGCACTTCGTGCGTTCTTCCGCTTTGCGGAAGAGCAAGGCTGGTCTCCACCTGGTATCTGGCGCGGTATCGTCGGTCCACGTATCCCCATGTACACGGAACCTCCCGCAGGACCGAGTTGGGTCGACGTGCGGCGCCTGATCCGTTCGACGCAGGGCAAGACCTCCGGGGATATGCGTACTCGCGCCGTGCTTCTCCTCTGTGCGATCTACGGTCTACGGGTCAGCGAAGTAGCGCGCCTTCGTTTGGAGGATTTCAATTGGCGAAGCGAGACGTTTTCCGTCCTTCGCTCCAAACGCGGTGGAGTCCAACAGTTCCCTATTCAGTATGAAGTGGGTGAAGCCATCCTCGACTATCTACGCTATGGGCGTCCACGCTGCGCCTGCCGGCACCTTTTTTTGACTGCGCAGCTTCCATATCGGCCACTCTCCAAGGGAGCAATATGCAGTGTCGTCCAAAGACAGTTCAATAGACTGGGAATTCAATCAAAGCATCGTGGTCCCCATTCTTTACGCCACGCATGCGCAACCCGTCTGTTAACAAAGGGCAGCTCATTGAAGGAGATCGCGGACTTCCTTGGACATCGCAGCACTCAATGCGTTGCCATTTATGCGAGATACGACCGACGATCTTTACGAAAGGTAGCGGCCTTCAGTTTGGCGGAGATACTGTGA
- a CDS encoding HsdM family class I SAM-dependent methyltransferase, with protein sequence MANVSNLVKTIQDIMRKDAGTYGDAQRLEQLGWMFFLKIFDDREKEMELLRDGYKSPLLKHLRWTNWAADEEGITGDALLDFVNNTLLPKLKALPGGQDKIAGLIRMTFEDANNYMKNGTLMRQVINKINGIDFNASDDRHMFGDIYEKLLKDLQSAGNAGEFYTPRAVTQFIVDQVNPRLDKRETILDPACGTGGFLTSVIEHLRKQARTADDEAYIQNCFAGIEKKHLPHVLCMTNLLLHGIDVPSNVRHDNTLARPLRDWSPKERVDVIVTNPPFGGMEEDGIEANFPTEFRTRDTADLFLVLLMKVLKPGGRAGLVLPDGTLFGEGVKTRIKEALLTDCNLHTIVRLPNGVFNPYTGIRTNLLFFTKGQPTTEVWYYEHPYPQGAKSYNKGKPIRIEEFEQEKKWWKKRVENEQTWRVSTDQIKAGNYNLDLKNPNAPSEQPGDVNSLLPAYEKLLAQIAESRAALKQELHRALASVVGEDA encoded by the coding sequence ATGGCGAATGTCTCAAATCTCGTAAAAACCATTCAGGACATCATGCGCAAAGACGCTGGCACCTACGGCGATGCGCAGCGGCTTGAACAGCTTGGCTGGATGTTCTTCCTTAAGATCTTTGACGACCGTGAGAAGGAGATGGAGCTTCTTCGCGATGGCTACAAGTCGCCGCTACTCAAGCACCTGCGCTGGACCAATTGGGCTGCAGATGAGGAAGGCATCACGGGAGATGCACTGCTCGACTTCGTAAACAACACTCTGTTGCCAAAGCTGAAGGCTCTTCCGGGTGGACAAGACAAGATCGCCGGGCTGATCAGGATGACCTTTGAGGATGCCAACAATTACATGAAGAATGGCACTCTCATGCGGCAGGTTATCAACAAGATCAATGGTATCGACTTCAATGCGTCGGACGACCGGCACATGTTTGGCGATATCTACGAGAAGTTGCTGAAGGATTTGCAATCCGCAGGTAATGCTGGAGAGTTCTATACACCTCGTGCAGTCACCCAATTCATCGTTGACCAGGTCAACCCACGGCTTGATAAGCGGGAGACCATTCTCGACCCGGCTTGTGGAACGGGCGGTTTCCTCACATCTGTGATTGAGCATCTGCGTAAGCAAGCCAGAACGGCAGACGATGAAGCCTATATCCAGAACTGTTTTGCTGGCATCGAGAAAAAGCATCTCCCCCACGTACTTTGCATGACAAATTTGCTATTGCATGGCATTGATGTTCCTTCGAACGTGCGACATGACAACACGCTTGCGCGTCCACTGCGTGACTGGTCGCCGAAGGAACGTGTCGATGTCATCGTAACCAATCCTCCATTCGGAGGGATGGAAGAGGACGGCATTGAAGCCAACTTCCCAACCGAATTCCGAACGCGTGATACGGCAGACCTCTTCCTCGTACTGCTCATGAAGGTGCTGAAGCCCGGAGGCCGCGCCGGTCTCGTTCTGCCCGATGGCACTCTCTTCGGCGAAGGTGTGAAGACTCGTATCAAAGAGGCACTCCTTACTGATTGCAACCTGCACACGATCGTTCGTCTTCCGAACGGTGTCTTCAATCCCTATACGGGGATACGCACCAATCTCCTCTTCTTCACGAAGGGGCAGCCCACGACGGAAGTCTGGTATTACGAGCATCCTTATCCTCAAGGAGCAAAGAGCTACAACAAGGGCAAGCCAATCCGTATTGAAGAGTTCGAGCAGGAGAAAAAGTGGTGGAAGAAGCGTGTCGAAAATGAGCAGACCTGGCGTGTTTCAACCGACCAGATCAAGGCTGGCAACTACAATCTCGATCTCAAAAACCCCAATGCACCCAGCGAGCAACCCGGTGATGTAAACAGTTTGCTTCCAGCATATGAAAAGCTCCTCGCGCAGATTGCCGAAAGTCGAGCGGCGCTCAAGCAAGAACTCCACCGCGCCCTCGCATCTGTTGTTGGGGAAGATGCATGA
- a CDS encoding helix-turn-helix domain-containing protein, whose protein sequence is MRISREEFNQAIGAALSALRVERGFSQAEVAEGINAIPEVDRQERSTRAVAAYAALSIILRNEHGVTQEELAKRSQVPVEFVCGLEAGKDPNPDFYFLYCLSIGFDLSFTEFAHRAEELSDIPDEVLLENEANEEGEQP, encoded by the coding sequence ATGAGAATCAGCCGTGAGGAGTTCAACCAAGCCATAGGGGCAGCTCTGAGTGCTTTGCGGGTAGAACGTGGTTTCTCGCAAGCAGAGGTCGCGGAGGGCATCAACGCGATTCCCGAAGTTGACAGGCAAGAGCGGAGCACACGCGCTGTTGCTGCTTATGCCGCTCTCTCTATCATTTTGCGGAACGAGCATGGTGTGACGCAGGAAGAACTGGCAAAGCGTAGCCAGGTGCCGGTTGAATTCGTGTGCGGTCTCGAAGCTGGAAAAGACCCCAATCCCGACTTCTATTTTCTCTACTGCCTCAGCATCGGTTTCGATCTTTCTTTTACAGAATTTGCGCACCGGGCTGAAGAGCTATCGGACATTCCCGATGAAGTGCTTCTGGAGAACGAAGCCAACGAAGAGGGGGAGCAACCATGA